The following proteins are co-located in the Desulfovibrio legallii genome:
- the nadB gene encoding L-aspartate oxidase, which translates to MSTPTRRHVPVLIIGSGVAGCTAALTLADAGHDVLLINAGEDLADGNSELAQGGIIYRAAPSTAIPDDARALEKDILVAGHDYNYRKAVRYLCRQGPRCVERMLMERAGVEFDRNPDGSFNLTREGGHAAPRILHRADYSGKAIMDGLTAQVRKHPRITRLHRRAAIDLLTSHHQARTSQYRYEVGNRCLGAYVLNEESGEPETILADWTVLATGGVGQVFLHSTNTPGCVGTSVSMAFRAGVALANLEFMQFHPTALYEERTNRRSLITEAMRGEGARLLDQKGHAFMRNYDPRGDLAPRDVVAQAMMEEMLHSGAPCLFLDVSCVKQDLPTRFPTVFETCRQAGIDIRKEPIPVVPAAHYFCGGVLTDINGRTSMRGLYAVGECACTGLHGANRLASTSLLEALVWGMSCGKDLARRCTSERGLPTALARAIPDWQHEGNERNDDPALVAQDWTNIRNTMWNYVGISRTEARLRRAFEDMRDQVRHIHDFYKRTHISRRLVDLFHGSQTAYAITQAAMRNRTSLGCHHRVD; encoded by the coding sequence ATGAGCACTCCCACCCGGCGGCATGTGCCCGTGCTGATCATCGGCTCCGGCGTTGCCGGCTGCACGGCGGCCCTTACCCTGGCCGACGCCGGTCATGACGTTCTGCTGATCAATGCAGGCGAAGACTTGGCCGACGGCAATTCCGAACTGGCTCAGGGCGGCATCATCTACCGTGCCGCCCCCTCAACGGCCATTCCCGACGACGCCCGCGCTCTGGAAAAAGACATTCTGGTGGCCGGGCACGACTACAACTATCGCAAGGCCGTGCGTTACCTCTGCCGCCAGGGCCCGCGCTGCGTGGAACGCATGCTGATGGAGCGCGCGGGCGTGGAATTTGACCGCAACCCCGACGGCAGCTTCAACCTTACGCGGGAGGGGGGGCACGCCGCCCCGCGCATCCTGCACCGGGCCGATTACTCCGGCAAGGCCATCATGGACGGCCTCACCGCCCAGGTGCGCAAACATCCGCGCATCACCAGACTGCACCGTCGTGCGGCCATCGACCTCCTGACCAGTCACCACCAGGCCAGAACCTCGCAGTACCGCTACGAGGTGGGCAACCGTTGCCTGGGCGCCTATGTGCTCAACGAAGAAAGCGGCGAACCGGAAACCATCCTGGCCGACTGGACCGTGCTGGCTACCGGCGGCGTGGGGCAGGTTTTTCTGCATTCCACCAACACACCGGGCTGCGTGGGCACGAGCGTTTCCATGGCCTTCCGCGCCGGTGTGGCCCTGGCCAATCTGGAATTTATGCAGTTCCACCCCACGGCGCTCTATGAAGAACGCACCAACCGCCGCTCCCTCATCACCGAGGCCATGCGCGGCGAGGGAGCCCGCCTGCTGGATCAGAAAGGCCACGCCTTTATGCGCAATTACGACCCCAGGGGGGACCTGGCCCCTCGCGACGTAGTGGCCCAGGCCATGATGGAAGAAATGCTCCACAGCGGCGCGCCCTGCTTGTTCCTGGACGTGAGCTGCGTGAAGCAGGATCTGCCCACGCGCTTTCCCACGGTATTTGAAACCTGCCGCCAGGCCGGCATCGACATCCGCAAAGAGCCCATCCCCGTGGTGCCCGCCGCCCACTACTTCTGCGGCGGCGTGCTTACGGACATCAACGGCCGCACCTCCATGCGCGGGCTGTACGCCGTCGGCGAATGCGCCTGCACGGGCTTACACGGGGCCAACCGTCTGGCCAGCACGTCCCTTCTGGAGGCCTTGGTCTGGGGCATGAGCTGCGGCAAGGATCTGGCCCGGCGCTGCACGTCCGAGCGCGGCCTGCCCACAGCTTTGGCCAGGGCCATCCCTGACTGGCAGCACGAAGGCAACGAGCGCAACGACGACCCGGCCCTGGTGGCCCAGGACTGGACCAACATCCGCAACACCATGTGGAACTATGTGGGCATTTCGCGCACTGAAGCCCGATTGCGCCGCGCCTTTGAAGACATGCGCGATCAGGTGCGCCATATCCACGATTTTTACAAACGCACCCATATTTCACGACGTTTGGTGGACCTCTTCCACGGTTCGCAGACGGCCTACGCCATCACCCAGGCCGCCATGCGCAACCGTACAAGTCTGGGCTGCCACCACAGGGTGGACTGA
- a CDS encoding sensor histidine kinase, which yields MFAILKQSFGHLLEVPEDISPGRYRSLRRLMTLLMVAVSVTPLLLLSAISHLQYTRTLGREMESPVYALARKSQAALELYLGERVSTVGFLAHAYTFEDLADERTLNRVFLSLKSEFQGFVDMGLVDAEGRQVGYVGPYKLKGADYAGKPWLREAEIKGRYLSNAFLGYRGYPHLVVAVHRLQESGQSWTLRVATDTLRVQQIVSTVGPEQDTDVFLVDREGVLQTDSNLYGKALETLPLSLPPASHETVVRRITDASGRNLMVASCTLAGTEFMLLAVKPVADAFRPWSALRTELLLVLCGGVALIVLVSHFLMKHLINRLQASDERRVAVFAQMEHNQKLSSIGRLAAGVAHEVNNPLAVIYEKAGLAQDLLDMGKVVSDPADKERFSALLTSIESTVERARGITHRLLGFARRMEANRQSLHVEEVITETMSFLEREAKNRGVRLEADLPQDLPEIVSDRGELQQIFLNILGNALDAVAAVERAGGPDNGRFIKVVCTALGPQGLEVAVSDNGKGMSPDVLRHIFEPFYSTKKDKGTGLGMFITYGIVRRLGGDIHVESEEGKGSTVRVTLPLTPPEGAGEV from the coding sequence ATGTTCGCCATTCTCAAACAGTCTTTCGGTCATCTGCTGGAAGTGCCGGAAGATATTTCGCCGGGGCGTTACCGTTCTCTGCGGCGGCTTATGACGCTGCTTATGGTGGCCGTTTCCGTTACGCCGCTCTTGCTGCTTTCGGCCATCAGCCATCTGCAGTATACGCGCACCCTGGGGCGGGAGATGGAAAGCCCGGTTTATGCCCTGGCCCGCAAATCCCAGGCGGCTCTGGAGCTGTATTTGGGCGAACGGGTCTCCACCGTGGGCTTCCTGGCGCACGCCTATACCTTTGAGGATCTGGCGGACGAACGCACCCTCAACCGGGTTTTTCTGTCCCTCAAGAGCGAGTTTCAGGGCTTTGTGGATATGGGACTGGTGGACGCCGAAGGCCGTCAGGTGGGGTATGTGGGGCCGTATAAGCTCAAGGGCGCGGACTACGCTGGCAAACCCTGGTTGCGGGAGGCCGAAATCAAGGGTCGCTATCTGAGCAACGCCTTCCTGGGCTACCGGGGCTACCCGCACCTGGTGGTGGCCGTGCATCGGCTGCAGGAAAGCGGCCAGTCCTGGACCCTGCGTGTGGCTACGGATACGTTGCGTGTGCAGCAGATCGTTTCCACCGTGGGGCCGGAGCAGGACACAGACGTTTTTCTGGTGGACCGCGAAGGCGTGCTGCAGACCGATTCCAATCTCTACGGCAAGGCTCTGGAAACCCTGCCCCTGTCTCTGCCGCCGGCCTCGCACGAAACTGTGGTGCGCCGCATAACTGACGCCTCTGGCCGCAACCTCATGGTGGCCTCCTGCACCCTGGCGGGCACGGAGTTCATGCTCCTGGCCGTCAAGCCCGTGGCCGACGCTTTTCGTCCCTGGTCGGCCCTGCGCACCGAACTTTTGCTGGTGCTCTGCGGCGGCGTGGCCCTTATCGTGCTGGTTTCGCACTTTCTCATGAAGCACCTGATCAACCGGCTGCAGGCCAGCGACGAGCGACGGGTGGCCGTGTTTGCCCAGATGGAGCACAACCAGAAACTTTCTTCCATCGGCCGACTGGCTGCGGGCGTGGCCCACGAGGTCAACAACCCCCTGGCCGTTATTTATGAAAAAGCGGGCCTGGCCCAGGATTTGCTGGATATGGGCAAAGTGGTCAGCGACCCTGCGGACAAGGAGCGTTTTTCCGCTTTGCTGACCAGTATCGAGAGCACGGTGGAGCGCGCCCGCGGCATTACCCACCGCCTGCTGGGCTTTGCCCGACGCATGGAGGCCAACCGCCAGAGCCTGCATGTGGAGGAAGTAATTACCGAAACCATGAGTTTTCTGGAGCGCGAGGCCAAAAACCGGGGGGTGCGCCTGGAGGCGGACTTGCCGCAGGATTTGCCAGAAATTGTTTCGGACAGGGGCGAGCTGCAACAGATCTTTCTGAACATCCTGGGCAACGCCCTGGACGCCGTGGCGGCAGTGGAGCGCGCGGGCGGTCCGGACAATGGACGCTTTATCAAAGTCGTCTGCACCGCGCTTGGTCCGCAGGGGTTGGAAGTGGCCGTGAGCGACAACGGCAAAGGCATGTCGCCCGACGTGCTCCGGCATATCTTTGAGCCCTTCTATTCCACTAAAAAAGACAAGGGTACGGGCCTCGGCATGTTCATCACCTACGGCATTGTACGTCGCCTGGGCGGCGACATCCATGTGGAGAGTGAAGAGGGCAAGGGCAGCACCGTGCGGGTAACCCTGCCCCTGACCCCTCCCGAAGGCGCGGGGGAGGTGTAG
- a CDS encoding HAMP domain-containing histidine kinase gives MNESQCMARLLASAVHDMRNVLAVIRESAGLAQDLAALAAREGGAARHERLATALSEVQRAVVQGAALAEGMDHMAQAGGAESADSAGPCDLARVCRTFCLLAARHARAAQIKLEYRETEEPVWAPVPALAVLRALLEVFDLCASVGGQVTLRFAAGQRQKEEGIIVEVTEGPNREMAFSVMTGSPLLDGLRPGWRAALMPWRDAGQRFFLSISACAGEGA, from the coding sequence ATGAACGAGAGTCAGTGCATGGCCAGACTGCTGGCCTCGGCTGTCCACGACATGCGCAATGTGCTGGCCGTTATCCGTGAATCAGCGGGGCTGGCGCAGGACCTGGCCGCCTTGGCGGCCCGCGAGGGGGGGGCGGCCCGGCACGAGCGGCTTGCCACAGCCCTGAGCGAAGTGCAGCGGGCGGTGGTTCAGGGCGCAGCTTTGGCCGAGGGCATGGACCACATGGCCCAGGCCGGCGGCGCGGAAAGCGCGGACAGCGCCGGCCCCTGCGATCTGGCGCGGGTCTGCCGCACCTTCTGCCTGTTGGCGGCGCGGCACGCGCGAGCCGCGCAGATCAAACTGGAGTACCGCGAAACGGAAGAGCCCGTGTGGGCTCCGGTGCCTGCCCTGGCCGTGTTGCGCGCGCTGTTGGAAGTTTTTGACCTCTGCGCCTCCGTGGGCGGGCAGGTGACCCTGCGTTTTGCGGCGGGGCAGCGGCAGAAAGAAGAGGGCATTATTGTGGAAGTGACGGAGGGCCCCAATCGGGAGATGGCTTTTTCAGTCATGACCGGCAGCCCTCTGCTGGACGGCCTCAGGCCCGGCTGGCGGGCGGCGCTCATGCCCTGGCGGGACGCGGGGCAGCGGTTTTTTCTTTCCATTTCGGCCTGCGCTGGCGAGGGCGCATAA
- a CDS encoding sulfite exporter TauE/SafE family protein, with product MACDLSAAPVLGARFGARRLWPLMVALLLLLAGPVGAWAQSAATPAVQVAAQNDPAATAAPDAAGTTLQVAPEGATPPATQTPDLAPVDNHPWWFWPTALLFFCFILGIIAVMAGVGGGVLFVPLVSGFFPFHLDFVRGAGLLVALAGALAAGPGLLRRNFANLRLALPVALIASACAIVGAMLGLALPTNVVQTCLGATILGIAVLLLMSKNSVRPVVTKQDAVGLALGMNGVFLEPSTGEVVEWKTHRTLVGLLLFIAIGIMAGMFGLGAGWANVPVLNLLMGVPLKVGVGTSKFLLSITDTSAAWVYLNQGCVIPLMAVPSIVGLMLGSVVGVRLLAVAKPKFIRYMVIIVLFFSGAKALLKGLGW from the coding sequence ATGGCGTGTGATTTGAGTGCGGCCCCTGTTCTGGGGGCAAGGTTTGGGGCACGGCGGCTGTGGCCGCTTATGGTGGCTTTGCTGCTGCTTCTGGCGGGGCCCGTGGGAGCATGGGCGCAAAGTGCCGCCACGCCCGCAGTCCAGGTAGCGGCGCAAAACGATCCGGCCGCGACGGCCGCACCGGACGCCGCAGGCACGACCCTGCAGGTCGCGCCGGAGGGGGCCACGCCTCCGGCCACCCAGACGCCCGATCTGGCGCCAGTGGACAACCACCCCTGGTGGTTCTGGCCCACGGCACTGCTGTTTTTCTGCTTTATCCTCGGCATTATCGCGGTGATGGCCGGCGTGGGCGGCGGCGTTCTGTTTGTGCCTCTGGTCAGCGGCTTCTTTCCCTTCCATCTGGACTTCGTGCGCGGCGCGGGTCTGCTGGTGGCCCTGGCGGGCGCGCTGGCCGCCGGTCCCGGTCTGTTGCGGCGTAACTTCGCCAACCTGCGTCTGGCCCTGCCCGTGGCGCTCATTGCCTCAGCCTGCGCCATTGTGGGCGCCATGCTGGGTCTGGCTCTGCCCACCAATGTAGTACAGACCTGCCTTGGCGCGACCATTCTGGGCATTGCCGTACTGCTGCTCATGTCCAAAAACTCCGTGCGTCCCGTGGTGACCAAACAGGATGCCGTGGGCCTGGCCTTGGGCATGAACGGCGTGTTTCTGGAACCCAGCACCGGCGAAGTGGTGGAGTGGAAAACCCACCGCACCCTGGTGGGTTTGCTGCTCTTTATTGCCATCGGCATCATGGCCGGCATGTTCGGTCTGGGAGCCGGCTGGGCCAACGTGCCAGTGCTCAACCTGCTCATGGGCGTTCCCCTCAAGGTGGGCGTGGGCACTTCCAAGTTCCTGCTCTCCATCACCGATACTTCCGCCGCCTGGGTCTATCTGAACCAGGGCTGCGTCATCCCGCTCATGGCTGTGCCTTCCATCGTGGGGCTTATGCTGGGATCCGTGGTGGGTGTGCGTCTTCTGGCCGTGGCCAAGCCCAAGTTCATCCGGTATATGGTCATTATCGTGCTCTTCTTCTCCGGGGCCAAGGCCCTGCTCAAGGGACTGGGCTGGTAA
- the mgtE gene encoding magnesium transporter, whose translation MADLRTEKSTVFSPEDRVAPSAQGDAGAQSSPAPERTVVDIPASSPASFPQPCATTVPSSDIASALSPAPAPEAPPIVPVVQDNAEAGDAEVADLERENTRVDAAAYTDAEFVHPADMADHLENLSLEKQVSTLRRMPKEEAAEALAELDENMAVDVLENLDDDVAAQIIAEMSPDDAADVLDELDADRRDALLGRLTRESSEELRSLLNFDPDSAGGVMNTELILLEKNFTADEAIAHIRSEMADKESPYYAYVVDAQHVLVGVLSLRDLMLARPGTVVGDAVAGQSVVSVTYDTDKREVASLLSHYNYMAMPVVDNEGHIMGVVTYDDIMDIMHEEASADMLGMVGADPEESVDTPWKESVRKRLPWLFVNMINSALSASVVYMFEGSIAQMAVLAVLMPMVANQAGNTGQQALAVMIRQLATDRFDQKKAWMAVLREGKIGIVTGMVMAVTAFCAAWWFTGQAKVGGVMGGALLCDMLLGAVAGGSIPLLFRALGRDPAQASSIFLTTITDGAGFFIFLGLATLFIL comes from the coding sequence ATGGCTGACCTCCGCACCGAAAAATCTACTGTTTTTTCTCCGGAAGACCGTGTTGCCCCATCTGCCCAGGGCGACGCGGGGGCGCAATCCTCTCCCGCGCCGGAGAGGACGGTCGTCGACATTCCGGCTTCTTCGCCAGCCTCTTTTCCCCAGCCGTGCGCAACCACTGTCCCTTCTTCCGATATCGCCTCAGCCCTTTCGCCCGCGCCCGCACCTGAAGCGCCGCCCATCGTCCCGGTTGTGCAGGACAATGCCGAGGCCGGCGACGCTGAAGTGGCCGACCTGGAGCGCGAAAACACCCGTGTGGACGCCGCCGCCTATACTGACGCGGAATTTGTCCACCCGGCGGACATGGCCGACCATCTGGAGAATCTGAGCCTGGAAAAGCAGGTCAGCACCCTGCGGCGCATGCCTAAGGAGGAGGCCGCCGAGGCTCTGGCCGAGCTGGACGAAAATATGGCCGTGGACGTGCTGGAAAATCTGGACGATGACGTGGCCGCCCAGATTATCGCCGAAATGTCCCCGGACGACGCCGCCGACGTGCTGGACGAACTGGACGCCGACCGGCGCGACGCCCTGCTGGGCCGGCTGACCCGCGAGAGCTCCGAAGAGCTGCGCAGCCTGCTCAACTTTGACCCGGACTCGGCCGGCGGCGTCATGAATACCGAGCTTATCCTGCTGGAAAAAAATTTTACGGCGGACGAGGCCATTGCCCATATTCGCAGCGAAATGGCCGACAAGGAAAGTCCGTACTACGCCTATGTGGTGGACGCCCAGCATGTGCTGGTGGGCGTGCTTTCTCTGCGCGACCTCATGCTGGCGCGCCCCGGCACAGTGGTGGGCGATGCCGTGGCCGGGCAGAGCGTGGTGAGCGTCACCTACGATACGGACAAGCGCGAAGTGGCCAGCCTGCTTTCGCACTACAATTATATGGCCATGCCCGTGGTGGACAACGAAGGGCATATTATGGGCGTGGTGACCTACGACGATATCATGGACATCATGCACGAGGAAGCCAGCGCAGACATGCTGGGCATGGTGGGCGCGGACCCGGAAGAAAGCGTGGACACCCCCTGGAAGGAGAGTGTGCGCAAGCGTCTGCCCTGGCTGTTTGTGAATATGATCAATTCCGCTCTTTCCGCTTCCGTGGTCTATATGTTTGAAGGTTCCATCGCCCAGATGGCCGTGCTGGCCGTGCTCATGCCCATGGTGGCCAACCAGGCGGGCAATACGGGCCAACAGGCCCTGGCCGTCATGATCCGCCAGCTGGCCACAGACCGCTTTGACCAGAAGAAAGCCTGGATGGCCGTACTGCGCGAAGGCAAGATCGGCATCGTCACCGGCATGGTCATGGCCGTCACGGCCTTCTGCGCGGCGTGGTGGTTTACCGGGCAGGCCAAGGTGGGGGGCGTCATGGGCGGCGCGCTGCTCTGCGATATGTTGCTGGGCGCGGTGGCGGGCGGCTCCATTCCGCTGCTCTTCCGCGCCCTGGGGCGCGACCCGGCGCAGGCGTCCAGCATTTTTCTGACCACCATTACCGATGGCGCGGGTTTTTTTATCTTTCTGGGGCTGGCCACGCTGTTCATCCTTTAA
- a CDS encoding response regulator transcription factor, protein MALRILLADDEKDFVDTLAERLRLRGYDVRVVYDGLSALQEADKDTPDVAVLDLLMPGLSGDEALHRLKAAHPGLPVIVLTGHEAVDDNGVCPLAQASACLTKPLAFRDFLAAVQAAAREGAAGADDSGGGRP, encoded by the coding sequence ATGGCCTTGCGCATACTGTTGGCTGACGACGAAAAAGACTTTGTGGATACCCTGGCGGAACGCCTGCGCCTGCGCGGCTATGACGTCCGCGTGGTTTATGACGGACTGAGCGCCCTGCAAGAGGCGGACAAAGATACCCCCGACGTGGCCGTGCTGGACCTGCTCATGCCCGGCCTTTCCGGGGACGAGGCCTTGCATCGCCTCAAAGCCGCCCATCCCGGCCTGCCCGTCATTGTGCTCACCGGGCACGAGGCCGTGGACGACAATGGCGTCTGCCCCCTGGCCCAGGCTTCGGCCTGCCTGACTAAACCCCTGGCCTTCAGGGACTTTCTGGCGGCTGTGCAGGCTGCCGCCCGTGAAGGCGCGGCCGGCGCCGACGACAGCGGGGGAGGGCGTCCATGA
- a CDS encoding LuxR C-terminal-related transcriptional regulator, which yields MPETPGEVCRILLVDDHKLLMEGVRSLLAPYGHLRVVGMACSGGEAVALAAALSPHLVVLDLGLPGMNGVETGRAVLEVQPRVRIVVYTGLEDQRWLPELVDLGIMGHVRKSEPPGVLLRAIESVRRGEIFVTFPDPGGRMAALLRERRAADSAVGDAAADLRALSPREKQIFRLLADGKSVKAIAGELFISPKTVETHKYNLLTKLKAASVGDLVKIAIRHGLVKV from the coding sequence ATGCCGGAAACACCGGGCGAAGTCTGCCGCATCCTGCTGGTGGACGACCATAAACTGCTTATGGAGGGCGTGCGCAGCCTGCTAGCCCCTTACGGGCATCTGCGGGTGGTGGGCATGGCCTGCAGCGGCGGCGAGGCCGTGGCCTTGGCCGCCGCGCTCTCGCCGCATCTGGTGGTGCTGGACCTGGGCCTGCCGGGCATGAATGGGGTGGAGACGGGCAGGGCCGTACTGGAAGTGCAGCCCCGCGTCCGCATTGTGGTCTATACCGGCCTTGAGGACCAGCGTTGGCTGCCGGAACTGGTGGACCTGGGCATCATGGGCCATGTGCGCAAGTCCGAACCGCCGGGCGTACTGCTGCGAGCCATTGAAAGCGTGCGGCGGGGTGAAATTTTTGTGACCTTTCCCGACCCCGGCGGGCGCATGGCCGCCCTGCTGCGTGAGCGCCGCGCCGCCGACAGCGCCGTGGGCGACGCCGCCGCCGATCTGCGCGCCCTTTCCCCGCGCGAAAAGCAGATTTTTCGCCTGCTGGCGGACGGCAAAAGCGTCAAGGCCATTGCTGGCGAGCTGTTCATCAGCCCCAAAACAGTGGAAACCCATAAGTACAATCTGCTCACCAAGCTCAAGGCCGCTTCCGTGGGCGATCTGGTCAAAATCGCCATCCGCCACGGTCTGGTCAAAGTTTAG
- the nadA gene encoding quinolinate synthase NadA, translated as MEDLHAAITRLKERLGASLCIMGHHYQNDAVVRHCDITGDSLELARRVPSVTAEHIVFCGVYFMGESAALLAKPGQHVYLPSLDADCLMSRMTPAPLARKVLEELTAQGRKVVPLAYVNTDLALKAVVGEYGGAVCTSANAATMLRWALDQGDSVLFLPDRHLGDNTATGLGIAPADRHVLRIGSKGLVAPDTQALDRKLLLWPGCCAIHARFEPQDILDMRAAHPGCRVIAHPECREEVVALCDGAGSTSYLIKEAARVASENPGSTLVIATENNLVRRLAARHAGQCDIIPLGHAICGNMAKVTEKKLYDILRRIADGAATPLVVEKALCPPARLSLTRMLQACGL; from the coding sequence ATGGAAGATTTGCACGCCGCCATCACGCGCCTCAAGGAGCGTCTGGGCGCAAGCCTCTGTATTATGGGGCACCACTACCAGAATGACGCTGTGGTGCGTCACTGCGACATCACCGGCGATTCTCTGGAACTGGCCCGCCGGGTGCCCTCGGTGACGGCCGAACACATTGTCTTTTGCGGCGTCTATTTCATGGGCGAATCGGCCGCCCTGCTGGCCAAGCCCGGCCAACACGTCTACCTGCCCAGTCTGGACGCGGACTGCCTCATGTCCCGCATGACGCCGGCCCCCCTAGCCCGCAAGGTGCTGGAAGAGCTCACCGCCCAGGGCCGCAAGGTGGTGCCCCTGGCCTACGTCAATACTGACCTGGCCCTCAAGGCCGTGGTGGGCGAGTACGGCGGGGCCGTGTGCACTTCAGCCAATGCCGCCACCATGCTGCGCTGGGCGCTGGACCAGGGCGACAGCGTACTTTTTTTGCCGGACAGGCATCTGGGCGACAATACGGCCACGGGCCTGGGCATTGCGCCAGCGGACCGGCACGTGCTGCGCATCGGCTCCAAAGGGCTGGTCGCTCCCGATACGCAGGCTCTGGACAGAAAGCTGCTGCTCTGGCCGGGCTGTTGCGCCATCCACGCCCGCTTCGAGCCGCAGGACATCCTGGATATGCGCGCCGCCCACCCCGGCTGCCGGGTCATTGCCCACCCCGAATGCCGTGAAGAGGTGGTGGCCCTCTGCGACGGGGCCGGATCCACATCCTACCTCATCAAGGAGGCCGCCCGCGTGGCCAGCGAAAACCCCGGCAGCACGCTGGTTATTGCCACGGAAAACAATCTGGTGCGCCGCCTGGCGGCCCGCCACGCCGGGCAGTGCGACATAATCCCCCTGGGACACGCCATCTGTGGCAACATGGCCAAGGTGACGGAAAAAAAACTTTATGATATATTGAGGCGCATTGCGGACGGCGCCGCCACCCCGCTGGTTGTGGAGAAGGCCCTTTGTCCCCCCGCCCGCCTCTCCCTAACCCGCATGCTCCAGGCCTGCGGACTGTGA
- a CDS encoding DUF1634 domain-containing protein produces MQTKDLRNEIKASPAQLRYADTLFYGALLGFIIMLITYALYVFGVLTPQIPLDELPRLWTHSAAEYRAAGNIPQGWGWLALVAKGDICNFVGIAFLAALTIFCFIQLAWTLAKHKEWLMMSIAIAEVLVLSLAASGILVAGGH; encoded by the coding sequence ATGCAGACCAAAGACTTGCGGAACGAAATCAAGGCTTCGCCAGCGCAACTGCGCTATGCGGACACGCTGTTTTACGGCGCGCTGCTGGGCTTTATCATTATGCTTATCACCTACGCGCTGTACGTCTTCGGCGTGCTGACGCCCCAGATTCCCCTGGACGAACTGCCCCGGTTGTGGACCCACAGCGCGGCCGAATACCGCGCGGCCGGGAACATCCCTCAGGGCTGGGGGTGGCTTGCCTTGGTGGCCAAGGGCGATATATGCAACTTCGTAGGCATAGCCTTTCTGGCGGCGCTGACCATCTTCTGCTTCATTCAGTTGGCCTGGACCCTGGCCAAGCACAAGGAGTGGCTTATGATGAGCATTGCCATCGCCGAAGTGCTGGTGCTCAGTCTGGCGGCCTCCGGCATCCTGGTGGCCGGCGGACACTAG
- the nadC gene encoding carboxylating nicotinate-nucleotide diphosphorylase, protein MFTSWAAFFTPEGRPLLQKAIALALEEDGPELTARALFAPDAQLHAVIRAKEATLVVGLPVIGEVLRALDAPFHWQALAPEAGAVPAMTEVARITAPAEPLLKAERVILNFITHLSGIANLTARYVRELEGTGVRLLDTRKTTPGLRWPEKYAVQAGGGCNHRINLAQMLMLKDNHIDAAGSIAAAVAALRARYAPCPPIEVECRTPGHVREALAAGVERVMMDNMEGAALAQALALVPPEVEAEVSGGVRLENIRAIALTQPRRPDFISVGRLTHSAVAADFSMTLLPA, encoded by the coding sequence ATGTTCACGTCATGGGCCGCCTTCTTTACCCCTGAAGGCCGGCCGCTGCTACAAAAGGCCATTGCCCTGGCCCTGGAAGAGGACGGCCCGGAGCTTACCGCCCGGGCCCTGTTTGCGCCCGATGCGCAACTGCACGCGGTCATCCGGGCCAAGGAAGCCACCCTGGTGGTGGGCCTGCCCGTTATCGGCGAAGTGCTGCGCGCTCTCGACGCGCCCTTCCACTGGCAAGCGCTGGCCCCGGAGGCCGGCGCCGTGCCCGCCATGACAGAAGTGGCCCGCATCACGGCTCCGGCCGAACCCCTGCTCAAGGCCGAGCGGGTCATCCTCAATTTCATCACCCACCTTTCGGGCATTGCCAACCTCACGGCCCGCTACGTACGGGAACTGGAAGGCACGGGCGTACGCCTGCTGGACACGCGCAAAACCACCCCCGGCCTGCGCTGGCCGGAGAAATACGCCGTCCAAGCGGGCGGCGGCTGCAACCACCGCATCAACCTGGCGCAAATGCTCATGCTCAAAGATAACCACATTGACGCGGCGGGTTCCATTGCCGCTGCCGTGGCCGCCCTGCGCGCGCGGTACGCGCCCTGCCCGCCCATAGAGGTGGAATGCCGCACCCCGGGCCACGTGCGCGAGGCCCTGGCCGCCGGGGTGGAACGCGTCATGATGGACAACATGGAGGGCGCGGCCCTTGCCCAGGCGCTGGCGCTGGTTCCACCTGAAGTGGAAGCCGAAGTGAGCGGCGGCGTGCGCCTGGAAAACATCCGCGCCATTGCCCTGACCCAACCGCGTCGGCCCGATTTCATTTCCGTGGGCAGACTTACCCACTCCGCCGTGGCCGCCGACTTCAGCATGACCCTGCTTCCGGCCTGA
- a CDS encoding response regulator produces the protein MTKEDIKILLVDDEKQFVDTLAERLSMRGFEARVAYDGPQALKAVEQPTDVIVLDLRMPGMDGFEVLRNVKKSNPQVQVIILTGHGGDAEEQTAYRMGAYNFLKKPMDIDELLSSIRMAYRDKVENAMVAVSLAEGGDFDAARDVLNEKDVLDEHNK, from the coding sequence ATGACCAAAGAAGACATCAAAATTTTGCTTGTGGACGACGAAAAGCAGTTTGTGGACACCCTGGCCGAACGCTTGTCCATGCGCGGCTTTGAGGCGCGCGTGGCTTACGACGGGCCGCAGGCCCTCAAGGCCGTGGAGCAACCCACGGACGTCATCGTTCTGGACCTGCGCATGCCCGGCATGGACGGCTTTGAAGTGCTGCGCAATGTAAAGAAAAGCAATCCGCAGGTGCAGGTCATCATCCTCACCGGCCACGGCGGGGATGCGGAAGAGCAGACGGCCTACCGCATGGGCGCGTACAACTTCCTTAAAAAGCCCATGGACATCGACGAGCTGCTGAGCAGCATCCGCATGGCCTATCGCGACAAGGTGGAAAACGCCATGGTGGCCGTTTCTCTGGCCGAAGGCGGCGATTTTGACGCCGCCCGCGACGTGTTGAACGAAAAGGACGTCCTGGACGAACACAATAAATGA